GCCGGATATTGACATTGAACCTATAAGAGATGTCGCAGCTGTTACAGGCATCTTTTGCCTTAACCCTCCAAGGTTATCCATGTTTCGTTCTTCAGTAGCATAAACGACTGCGCCGGAATTCAGGAATAATAACAATTTTGCAAAGGCATGGTTAACTAAATGGAACAAGCCTGCAAGAATTCCTAACGGTGTTCCTAACCCAAATGCAAAAATAATATAACCAATCTGGCTAATTGTGGAATATGCAAGAAGCCGTTTCAAATCTTTCTGATAAATAGCAAGGAAACCGCCTGCAACCATAGATAACAAGCCGAGAACAACTAAAATATTACTGCTTGTAACACCAAGAACATTAAACAATAAACGTAAAAGTGAATATATACCCAGTGATTTTATCAGAACACTGGACAGCATCGCAGAAATAGGCGCCGGTGCTGCCGGATGAGCATCAGGTAACCACGCATGAAAAGGTACAATTGCCGATTTTATTCCAAACCCTGTAATAAAAAGTACCGTCAAAAAACCAATTACTATGGAACTAGGTGAACCTTTACTGAGTGTAAGAGAAATATCAGCCATATTTAAACTTGAAGTATAGGAATATATTATGGCTACTGACAGTAGAATAAATGTAGATGCTACTGTGCTAAGTACCAGATATTTGAATGATGCTTCGAGTTCTTCCTTTTCTGTTCCGAACGCAATAAGAACACAGGATGAAATAGTCCCTACTTCCAGGAAAACATACATGTTGAAAATATCACCCGTAGTAATTAGTCCGTTCATACTCGCAAGCATAATCATGAAAAGTATGAAATACTTATTTTTATCTGTATATTTTTCCATGTATGAAATAGAAAATATAATAGCAATCAGGGCGACAAAATTTACAACTATAAGCATAAGCACACTAAGACCGTCAAGAACCATAGTTATGCCTAACGGGAATTCCCAGCCGCCAAGCTTATAAACAAATGGCTTGTAGTTTGTGATGTGCAGCATGTATAATGCAACAAACGATAAAACCAATAGTAACAAGCACGCCAAAGTAGCAAGAATATCAGGAAGATTTTTGTGAAGTTTCCTTAAAACCGAAATAAGAAACGCTGATGCTATCGGAATTATTATAAATAATGGAATCATAATTAGTTAATAGTTAATAGTTCGTAGTTCATAGTTTTAATTTCTAATCTCTAATCCCCATCCTCTAATCTCTATCTTCTATCCTTTAAGTTTTCGGATTTCTGCTATGTCAAAGGTTTTATATTTTTCGTATAATCTTATTGCAATACCTACAAGTATTACTGTAACAGCTAAACCTATTATTATCGCCGTTAAAACCATCGCCTGTGGTAACGGGTCAACCATATTTAACGGTTGTTGAGTCGCTACATTCTGCCTGGAAAATATCGGGAATGTGGCATTATATTTATATCCTATAAGTACTAAAAACAGGTTAACAGCATATTCCATTATAGTCAATCCTATAATAATTTTTATTAAATTTCTCTTTATTAATATTGCATATAATCCAACACAAAAAAGTACTATGCAAAGAAAATAATCAATCATTTTTTTCACTCCTGAAAAATACTAGTGTAATAAATATACTAAAAAGCCCGGCACTGACAATTAAACTAATTGCTATATTATATATTAACATTGTTCCCACGCTGAATAATTCGAATGGTTTGCCTTTTCCCAAAACATTTGAAAGAAAATACCCTCCGCTGAACATAGCCAACACGGTACATATTATAAATATTATGGCACCAAGATTTTCTAATATTTCGCTTAATTTTTCATTCATTTTTTTAAGCGTGACTTCTTTACCATACGCAAGCATTAAATGGATAAACGATAACGCAATTATTACCCCGCCCGCAAAACCGCCTTCTGATTCAATATGCCCGTTAAAAACTATATAAATACCAAAAAGCAATATCAATCCGGTAGTCAACCTGGTAACTGTTTTTACAATTAATGTCATTCCGGTTTGTGATTTTTTTATCATTTTTTCTTACCCACTTTTCGCATTATGGTCAAAACGCCTATAACTGAAGTAAAGAAAATAGTTGCAGCTGCAAGGGTATCATATACGCGGTAATTCAATAAGATAGAAACAACCACATTTGGCGCTCCGATTTTCTGGAAACTTTCGCTGAGATATAATTTGGATATCTTCATTATCGGATATCCAATCCTTGGGAGCTCATTAACTAAATAATATGCACAAATAAGAAAAACTATAATGAATATGCTGACTACTATATATGGTAAAACTTCCCGCCGTTCATAATGAACTCCATCCCGGTCAACTGTACCGCGAATCAGTATGATTAAAACTAAAATTTCAACAACAAGCTGTACAATCGCTAAATCCGGCGCTTTAAGCAAAAGGAAACATACAGATAAACCTAACCCGGTAGCACCTATAGAAATAACAGCAGAAAGTAAATCTTTCATTTCTATAGCAGCGATTGAACTTATTATCATGAAAATAATCAGTATTTTTAATATCAACATTTAATCCCCAAATTATGCCGACCAAGGTCGGCAACTACAACTATATTGTAGTGGCAAAGCTTGCTCTGCCTAATCGTTGCACCCCTTGTTTATTGTAGTTGCACACCCTTGGTGTGTATAACGAAAATATATTTTCCAATCACGCTAAGGCTTGCCAAGGGCAAGCCGCTACAGTATTTTATACAGAATAACAAATATAAATCAACGGATCAAAACTAAAAGCAAAATTATTACGCCTATCAAACTCCAGCTCAAATATGTATGTAAATTACCTGTATGCATGTATGATAAAATAGCTCCGATTGATATAAATATTTTCCTGAACCAATCGTATATGTCAAATATTTTTTCTTCAGCAAGGTCATACATAGTTTTAAAAAATCCTATATCTTTTATTGTCTGATAAAAATCTACTCCCTTAACACGGGCATCATCAGATAATATCTCGCCACCTATATATATGTCTGACTTACGATACTTAACTTTAGATATCAAATAAACAACAAGACCTATTAAAAGTCCGACAAAAATAAGTAATGTTGCCAATCTTGGCTGCCAGAAACCAGGGAAACCAGTTAATAGTTCATAGTTCGTAGTTGAGAGAGAAGGAAAAATAAAATATTTTAATGGAAGCTGGAATGCAAATACACCAAAAATTATACATAATCCGGCAAGTACAACCTGAGGTAACCACATGGACAATGGGACTTCTGAAAGGCGTTCTGATGTTCTTGTGTTCTTGTGTTCTTGTGTTATAATGTTCTCATGTTCTGATGGTTGGCCAAGAAATACTCCATGTAGAAGTTTAATAAATGATGCTAATGTAAGTGCAGAACCGAACATTGCTGCCACTATAAATATCCACCATAACTTCGTCAATAAAGTAGAACCGGTAGTACCAACCTGAATTATTCCTTGATATATCATCCATTTTGATACAAACCCGTTAGTAAGCGGTATCCCTGATATTGATAATGCTGCTATTAAGCAAGTTATGAATGTTATCGGCATATATTTTGCCAATCCGCCAAGATTAGCTAAATCACTTGTTTTTGTTTTGTACTCAATAGAACCACCACATAAAAACAAACATGATTTATAAATTGCATGATTTAGCATATGAAAAAGTCCGCCCGCAATACCTATAGGGTTACCTGTACCTATTCCTAATACCATATACCCTACCTGTGAAACAGCATGGTACGAAAGTAATTTCTTTATATCATGCTGTATCATTGCCATAAATACTGCCATTATTATAGTTATTGCACCAATTAACATCAGCACAAAATTTAGAGTTGAAAATTGAGAGTTGAAAGAAAAAAAGCCGGTACATATTCGGATTAATAAATAAATACCGAGCAACTTATCCAAAGAAGCCGGTAAATATGCCGTTACAGGAATGGGTGCCGATACTGCCATATCCGGTACCCATGTATGCAATGGCATCACACCTGCTTTTGCAAAAGCAGCTATTATTAAACATAAAAAAGTAACTATTGCCAGTCGGGATGATAAAATAATATGTATCTTATCCATCTGCAGTGTTCCTGTTAACAACAAGATTATCGCTATACCAAGAATCATAAAACAATCGGAACCACCTATTATTATGAAAGTTTTTTTAGCTGCAGAAGCTGAAGAAGAATGTTCTATTGTTCTTGTGTTCTTATGTTCTGAAGAATTGTTTACTGGTTCAGGGTTAATTTGTATTAATAAATATAACGTTAACCCCAGGAAGCCCCAGAAAACCAGTAACAATATTAAATTATTTGACAAAACTGCACCGATAGCTGCTCCTAACGTCAATAAAATATAGCAGTAATATTGTGACAAGGAAATTTTTTGTTCACTACTCAAGTCCTGCATAAATTTCAGTGAATATAAAACAATTAGAAACCCGAAAAGTGTCACAAATAAAACGACAAATCCTCCGAGAACATTAAAAACAAAATATTCAGATGAAGGTGGTGGTATAATAAATGCTAAAATACTTACAATAAATGTTACAATAGATACCGACACAGCGACAACTTCAGTCGCCTTAGGTATTAATAAACAAATAATTCCACCTAATATAGGTAATCCGATTAAATAATAAATTAGATTCATAAATGTTTTGGTTATTGGGTTTTAGAGTTATAGGGTTATAGGGTTTAAACTCTATGAACTCTATAACTCTACAAACTCTAAAACTCTCTATATTCTATAACGCTTTTCTTATTTGCTCTGTTTTTTCTTGCGACAATTTTATTAAATCAAAACCGTTCATTAGTTTTTTGTTTTTTTCTTTATCAATGACAGCAACTCTTTCCGTACAACAATAACAAGGGTCAACTGCTGCTAAAATTAAGGCAGCATCTGAAATTGTCTGACCTTTTACCGCATATTGGTCTGAAGGGACATTAACGTAAGAAGGTGCACGTATTTTGTGACGGACAGGCCTGCTGCTTTTATCTGAACGGACATAATGAAATACTTCACCTCTCGGTGCTTCGTGCCTGCCTATACCTTCTCCAACAGGGATTTCTTTTACATTTAAATCAAAGTTGCCTTCCGGTTCTTTTTTAAGTCCCTCAAGACAACCACGAATAATTTTTACCGATTCGTACATTTCAAGGATACGGACTGCCGCTTTATCAAAAACATCACCATTCTGCGCCAAAATAACTTTCCAGTCAACCATACCATATGCCGCGTATGGATCATCCCTGCGAATATCCATATCTAAACCTGATGCTCTTGCAGTAGGACCCACTACACAATATTTTATCGCAACATCCTTTGGTAATATTCCTACACCTTTTGTTCTTGCATGAATAACAGGGTCATCCATTACAGCACCTTTGAACATATCCAAAACAGGAACCAATTCATTACACATTTTTTCAATCTGAGGAATGTCTTTTTTTTCTATGTCCCGTCGCGTACCGCCAATTTTCATCATTGCATAGTGCTGGCGATTGCCTGATATAAACTCTAATATGTCACAAACTAATTCCCTATATTTCCAACTCCACATCCATACAGTATTGTAACCTATAAAATGCCCTGCTAAACCAAGCCACAGAAGATGCGAGTGTAATCGTTCTAATTCACCTACAACCGAACGAATATATTTTGCACGAACAGAAATTTCAAAACCTGCCAAATCCTCAACGGCATTTACATATGCAAAAGGATGGCTCGAAGAACAAATTCCGCATATCCTTTCAACTAGAAACGCCGACTGGTCCCAGTGCAGTGATTCTGAAAGTTTTTCTATCCCCCTGTGGTTATATCCTATTTCAATATCCATATCAACCACTCTTTCACCTTCAACATAGAGTTTAAAAAATTCTCCTTCTTCCTGTAAAGGATGATACGGACCGATAGGAATGATTGTTCTTTTATCGTTCATAGTCGTCTTTGTGTTTTAGAGTTATAGGGTTATTGGGTTATAGGGTTTCAACCCTAAAACTCTACAAACTCTATAACGCTATAACCCTTTTACTTTCTTCC
The genomic region above belongs to Elusimicrobiota bacterium and contains:
- a CDS encoding proton-conducting transporter membrane subunit, whose translation is MNLIYYLIGLPILGGIICLLIPKATEVVAVSVSIVTFIVSILAFIIPPPSSEYFVFNVLGGFVVLFVTLFGFLIVLYSLKFMQDLSSEQKISLSQYYCYILLTLGAAIGAVLSNNLILLLVFWGFLGLTLYLLIQINPEPVNNSSEHKNTRTIEHSSSASAAKKTFIIIGGSDCFMILGIAIILLLTGTLQMDKIHIILSSRLAIVTFLCLIIAAFAKAGVMPLHTWVPDMAVSAPIPVTAYLPASLDKLLGIYLLIRICTGFFSFNSQFSTLNFVLMLIGAITIIMAVFMAMIQHDIKKLLSYHAVSQVGYMVLGIGTGNPIGIAGGLFHMLNHAIYKSCLFLCGGSIEYKTKTSDLANLGGLAKYMPITFITCLIAALSISGIPLTNGFVSKWMIYQGIIQVGTTGSTLLTKLWWIFIVAAMFGSALTLASFIKLLHGVFLGQPSEHENIITQEHKNTRTSERLSEVPLSMWLPQVVLAGLCIIFGVFAFQLPLKYFIFPSLSTTNYELLTGFPGFWQPRLATLLIFVGLLIGLVVYLISKVKYRKSDIYIGGEILSDDARVKGVDFYQTIKDIGFFKTMYDLAEEKIFDIYDWFRKIFISIGAILSYMHTGNLHTYLSWSLIGVIILLLVLIR
- a CDS encoding DUF4040 domain-containing protein; the encoded protein is MLILKILIIFMIISSIAAIEMKDLLSAVISIGATGLGLSVCFLLLKAPDLAIVQLVVEILVLIILIRGTVDRDGVHYERREVLPYIVVSIFIIVFLICAYYLVNELPRIGYPIMKISKLYLSESFQKIGAPNVVVSILLNYRVYDTLAAATIFFTSVIGVLTIMRKVGKKK
- a CDS encoding MnhB domain-containing protein, which codes for MIKKSQTGMTLIVKTVTRLTTGLILLFGIYIVFNGHIESEGGFAGGVIIALSFIHLMLAYGKEVTLKKMNEKLSEILENLGAIIFIICTVLAMFSGGYFLSNVLGKGKPFELFSVGTMLIYNIAISLIVSAGLFSIFITLVFFRSEKND
- a CDS encoding sodium:proton antiporter; translation: MIDYFLCIVLFCVGLYAILIKRNLIKIIIGLTIMEYAVNLFLVLIGYKYNATFPIFSRQNVATQQPLNMVDPLPQAMVLTAIIIGLAVTVILVGIAIRLYEKYKTFDIAEIRKLKG
- a CDS encoding nickel-dependent hydrogenase large subunit produces the protein MNDKRTIIPIGPYHPLQEEGEFFKLYVEGERVVDMDIEIGYNHRGIEKLSESLHWDQSAFLVERICGICSSSHPFAYVNAVEDLAGFEISVRAKYIRSVVGELERLHSHLLWLGLAGHFIGYNTVWMWSWKYRELVCDILEFISGNRQHYAMMKIGGTRRDIEKKDIPQIEKMCNELVPVLDMFKGAVMDDPVIHARTKGVGILPKDVAIKYCVVGPTARASGLDMDIRRDDPYAAYGMVDWKVILAQNGDVFDKAAVRILEMYESVKIIRGCLEGLKKEPEGNFDLNVKEIPVGEGIGRHEAPRGEVFHYVRSDKSSRPVRHKIRAPSYVNVPSDQYAVKGQTISDAALILAAVDPCYCCTERVAVIDKEKNKKLMNGFDLIKLSQEKTEQIRKAL
- a CDS encoding proton-conducting transporter membrane subunit, whose protein sequence is MIPLFIIIPIASAFLISVLRKLHKNLPDILATLACLLLLVLSFVALYMLHITNYKPFVYKLGGWEFPLGITMVLDGLSVLMLIVVNFVALIAIIFSISYMEKYTDKNKYFILFMIMLASMNGLITTGDIFNMYVFLEVGTISSCVLIAFGTEKEELEASFKYLVLSTVASTFILLSVAIIYSYTSSLNMADISLTLSKGSPSSIVIGFLTVLFITGFGIKSAIVPFHAWLPDAHPAAPAPISAMLSSVLIKSLGIYSLLRLLFNVLGVTSSNILVVLGLLSMVAGGFLAIYQKDLKRLLAYSTISQIGYIIFAFGLGTPLGILAGLFHLVNHAFAKLLLFLNSGAVVYATEERNMDNLGGLRQKMPVTAATSLIGSMSISGVPPFGGFWSKLLIIFAAIQAGKFSAAGIAIIISIVTLSYYLKLQKKVFFGKLPERWQNIKEVPLAMVFSMIIPAVLCVFLGLLLLPEVKAIFLDPAVEVIKNGVGYGSIILQNIK